Proteins encoded in a region of the Candidatus Methylomirabilota bacterium genome:
- a CDS encoding prepilin-type N-terminal cleavage/methylation domain-containing protein — MLSFWHTKRKALGNQRGFTLIELMIVVAIIGILAAIAIPLYANVQTRARVAKAQADSRTLGSAISMFTAHIGALPAAMTDLTQATTNGLGQTAGPFMARIPTPPPGGSPAWSGTYTYTSSTTGTFSVTANGDGTTITVP, encoded by the coding sequence ATGTTGAGTTTCTGGCACACGAAGAGGAAGGCGCTGGGTAACCAGCGCGGCTTCACGCTCATCGAGCTGATGATCGTGGTGGCCATCATCGGCATCCTCGCGGCCATCGCGATTCCGCTGTACGCCAACGTGCAGACCCGCGCCCGCGTAGCCAAGGCCCAGGCCGATTCGCGCACGCTGGGCTCGGCCATCAGCATGTTCACAGCCCACATTGGCGCGCTGCCCGCGGCCATGACAGACCTCACCCAGGCGACCACGAACGGCCTCGGCCAGACCGCCGGACCCTTCATGGCCAGAATCCCCACGCCTCCCCCGGGTGGCTCGCCTGCTTGGTCGGGTACCTACACCTATACCTCGAGCACCACGGGCACGTTCTCCGTCACCGCCAACGGCGACGGCACCACCATCACCGTTCCGTAA
- a CDS encoding antibiotic biosynthesis monooxygenase — protein sequence MEGTRPAIFVVKATIAPEREAAFNEWYNTQRASEAARVPGCLAMRRYAAIALEGDHAGAEPWQYMVVYEFESEAALQDFVQSDTLKAMTRDYNARFAGAGERARFTYRQIFP from the coding sequence GTGGAGGGGACCCGCCCGGCCATCTTCGTGGTCAAGGCGACCATCGCGCCGGAGCGGGAGGCCGCCTTCAACGAGTGGTACAACACCCAGCGGGCGTCGGAGGCGGCGCGCGTGCCCGGCTGCCTCGCCATGCGCCGCTATGCCGCCATCGCCCTCGAAGGCGACCATGCGGGCGCCGAGCCCTGGCAGTACATGGTGGTCTACGAATTCGAATCCGAGGCGGCCCTCCAGGACTTCGTCCAGTCGGACACGCTCAAGGCCATGACCCGCGACTACAATGCCCGCTTCGCGGGCGCCGGCGAGCGCGCACGATTCACCTACCGCCAGATCTTCCCTTAA
- a CDS encoding acyl-CoA dehydrogenase family protein encodes MSTREGKELRTILADTCTRLFTAQVTPQLQESAEKGTWPEALWRQVEENGLTLPQVPESRGGAGGSWSDAHVVLTTAGRHAVPLPIAETMMGGWLLAQSGLDVPMGPLTVAPSSLHSRLTLARDGNGFRLDGSAPRVPWGRQAEHVVVAAEDEGRPMIALVARSGAAVDEDVNLALEPRDTLTWHAATVVAAASGPPASMLWQLGALARAAQMAGGLEYLLAQSVKYVTERSQFGRTLSSFQAIQHQLALLAGHTAAAGMAAQHAFGVMDARGAGNLGEPAFEIAVAKIRVGEAAGLGAGIAHQCHGAIGFTYEHSLHFVTRRLWSWRAEFGGESHWSLELGREVAARGAEALWPHLTSR; translated from the coding sequence ATGAGCACGCGTGAGGGTAAGGAGCTCCGCACCATCCTCGCAGACACGTGCACTCGGCTCTTCACCGCGCAGGTCACGCCGCAGCTTCAGGAATCGGCCGAGAAGGGAACATGGCCCGAGGCCCTGTGGCGGCAGGTCGAAGAGAATGGCCTCACCCTGCCCCAGGTGCCCGAGTCGCGCGGCGGCGCGGGCGGCAGCTGGTCGGACGCGCACGTGGTCCTGACCACGGCCGGGCGTCATGCCGTCCCTCTGCCGATCGCCGAGACCATGATGGGCGGCTGGCTCCTCGCCCAGAGCGGACTCGATGTGCCCATGGGACCGCTCACGGTGGCCCCATCCTCGCTCCACTCGCGTCTGACGCTGGCGCGAGACGGCAATGGCTTTCGGCTCGACGGCTCGGCGCCGCGCGTGCCCTGGGGACGGCAGGCGGAGCACGTGGTGGTGGCCGCCGAGGACGAGGGCCGGCCCATGATCGCCCTCGTCGCGCGTTCGGGCGCCGCCGTCGACGAAGACGTCAATCTCGCCCTCGAGCCGCGGGATACCTTGACGTGGCACGCGGCGACCGTGGTGGCCGCGGCTTCCGGGCCGCCGGCAAGCATGCTCTGGCAGCTCGGCGCGCTCGCGCGAGCGGCCCAGATGGCGGGCGGCCTCGAGTACCTCCTCGCCCAGTCGGTCAAGTACGTGACGGAGCGGAGCCAGTTCGGGCGCACCCTGTCCTCCTTCCAGGCCATCCAGCATCAGCTCGCCCTTCTCGCCGGCCACACGGCGGCGGCCGGGATGGCGGCGCAGCACGCCTTTGGGGTCATGGATGCCCGCGGGGCGGGGAACCTGGGCGAGCCGGCCTTCGAGATCGCCGTGGCCAAGATTCGCGTCGGCGAGGCCGCGGGCCTCGGCGCGGGCATCGCGCATCAGTGTCACGGGGCCATCGGCTTCACCTACGAGCACTCGCTCCACTTCGTCACGCGGCGCCTCTGGTCCTGGCGCGCGGAGTTCGGGGGGGAGAGTCACTGGTCGCTCGAGCTGGGGCGAGAGGTCGCCGCGCGGGGCGCGGAGGCGCTCTGGCCTCACCTGACGTCCAGGTAG
- a CDS encoding acyl-CoA dehydrogenase family protein, whose protein sequence is MPTFNFDLCELPSEAQSLRAEVREFLREALGGASSSKRALSWGGFDREFSRRLGARGWIGMMWPKKYGGHERTALERYVVLEECLAAGAPVSAHWVADRQSGPLLLRFGTEEQRQRFLPRIAKGELAFAIGMSEPDSGSDLASIRTRAEHVEGGYRVNGTKIWTSNAHISDYAISLFRTKVVPDKKHEGLSQFLVDLKSPGIRIRPIIDLAGGHHFNEVHFENAFVPDDMLVGKEGEGWRQVSTELAFERSGPERYLSSIRLIMELIREAGREPGERAAVVIGRLTAHLITLRQMSLSVAGMLQAGQNPNLEAAVVKDVGTGFEQEIPETVHALLGVEPRLGSGSQFERTLGYLVQHAPSFSLRGGTREVLRGIIARGLGLR, encoded by the coding sequence ATGCCCACGTTCAACTTCGACCTGTGCGAGCTGCCCTCCGAAGCGCAGTCGCTGCGCGCCGAGGTCCGCGAATTTCTTCGTGAAGCTCTGGGGGGCGCGTCGAGCTCCAAGCGCGCGCTCTCCTGGGGCGGCTTCGACCGCGAGTTCTCGCGCCGGCTCGGGGCCCGCGGCTGGATCGGGATGATGTGGCCGAAGAAGTACGGCGGCCACGAGCGGACCGCGCTGGAGCGCTATGTCGTGCTCGAGGAATGCCTGGCCGCGGGCGCACCCGTCTCCGCCCACTGGGTCGCCGACCGCCAGAGCGGTCCCCTGCTCCTGCGCTTCGGGACCGAGGAGCAGCGGCAGCGCTTTCTTCCGCGCATCGCCAAGGGCGAGCTGGCCTTCGCCATCGGCATGAGCGAGCCCGATTCGGGCTCGGATCTCGCCTCGATCCGCACGAGGGCCGAGCATGTCGAGGGCGGTTATCGCGTCAACGGCACCAAGATCTGGACGAGCAATGCGCATATCTCGGACTATGCCATCTCGCTCTTCCGGACCAAGGTGGTGCCGGACAAGAAGCACGAGGGGCTCTCGCAGTTCCTCGTGGATCTCAAGTCCCCCGGCATCCGTATCCGGCCCATCATCGACCTGGCGGGCGGTCATCACTTCAACGAGGTGCACTTCGAGAACGCCTTCGTGCCCGACGACATGCTCGTGGGCAAGGAGGGCGAGGGATGGAGGCAGGTGAGCACCGAGCTCGCCTTCGAGCGTAGCGGCCCCGAGCGCTATCTGTCCTCCATCCGGCTCATCATGGAGCTCATCCGGGAGGCGGGGCGCGAGCCGGGGGAGCGCGCCGCCGTGGTGATCGGCCGGCTGACCGCGCACCTCATCACGCTCCGCCAGATGTCGCTCTCGGTGGCCGGCATGCTGCAGGCTGGGCAGAACCCGAACCTGGAGGCCGCCGTCGTGAAGGATGTCGGCACGGGCTTCGAGCAGGAGATCCCGGAAACGGTTCACGCGTTGCTCGGTGTCGAACCCCGGCTGGGCTCAGGCAGCCAGTTCGAGCGCACGCTGGGCTATCTCGTCCAGCACGCGCCCTCCTTTTCGCTCCGCGGAGGCACGCGCGAAGTGCTCCGCGGCATCATCGCCCGCGGCTTGGGGCTGCGATGA
- a CDS encoding NAD(P)-dependent oxidoreductase: MAKRRVVLTGAAGYVAQRMFTELSDRWELVPIDVRKTTRAGKAVPGIVVADLTRRDRNAYRKHFKGADAVIHCGYVRAPGLDATTWQDNGEAKFWAEHDNVTLAYNVYRTALEEGVRRVVVCSSNHAADYYERLIWAGKMEMVTPEMPPRSDNWYGWAKAAYELLGFVFATGKVEGRKLEVVQWRIGGPRDDDIDHVKPGDIKIMHRALGAYLSRRDQVQQAIRMVETKNIADEHGVPFLIIYGISGNTHRFWSIANARAKIGYEPEDDSQINFADKIAAIAKAAKGKRGKRTDAHVQLRPVRAALRSAVAARRGPRISS, from the coding sequence GTGGCCAAGCGACGCGTAGTTCTGACGGGAGCGGCGGGATATGTCGCCCAGCGCATGTTCACGGAGCTCTCGGACCGCTGGGAGCTCGTCCCCATCGACGTGCGGAAGACCACCAGGGCCGGCAAGGCCGTCCCCGGCATCGTGGTTGCCGACCTGACCCGGCGTGACCGCAATGCCTACCGGAAGCATTTCAAGGGCGCCGATGCCGTCATCCACTGCGGCTATGTCAGGGCGCCCGGACTGGACGCCACCACCTGGCAGGACAATGGCGAGGCCAAGTTCTGGGCCGAGCACGACAACGTGACGCTGGCCTACAACGTCTACCGGACCGCCCTCGAGGAGGGTGTGCGGCGCGTGGTGGTGTGCAGCTCCAACCACGCGGCCGACTACTACGAGCGCCTCATCTGGGCGGGCAAGATGGAGATGGTCACGCCGGAGATGCCGCCCCGCTCGGACAACTGGTATGGCTGGGCCAAGGCCGCCTACGAGCTCCTGGGCTTCGTCTTTGCCACCGGCAAGGTGGAGGGCCGCAAGCTCGAGGTCGTCCAGTGGCGGATCGGCGGTCCTCGCGACGACGATATCGACCACGTCAAGCCCGGCGACATCAAGATCATGCACCGGGCCCTGGGGGCCTACCTGTCGCGGCGCGATCAAGTCCAGCAGGCAATCCGCATGGTGGAGACGAAGAACATCGCCGACGAGCACGGGGTACCCTTCCTCATCATTTACGGCATCAGCGGCAATACGCACCGCTTCTGGAGCATCGCCAACGCCCGCGCGAAGATCGGGTACGAGCCCGAGGACGACAGCCAGATCAACTTCGCCGACAAGATCGCCGCCATCGCGAAGGCCGCGAAGGGGAAGCGAGGAAAGAGAACCGATGCCCACGTTCAACTTCGACCTGTGCGAGCTGCCCTCCGAAGCGCAGTCGCTGCGCGCCGAGGTCCGCGAATTTCTTCGTGA